One Kribbella sp. NBC_00662 genomic region harbors:
- the tenA gene encoding thiaminase II, translated as MTFSGELWDRGAASVYDEIVRHPFITGLTDGTLDHDAFRYFIIQDSHYLRAYSRALSLVAGRAPDDDAVSMFALHAANAIAVERELHTSLLESLGISAADVDAAGSGPTTTAYMSYLTAVCATGTYAEAVAAVLPCYWIYRDVGRELLKRSSPDPLYRKWIETYGSEEFDAVVEQVLAVTDGLDVGATERERCHQHFAMTCRYEWMFWDAAYHELDWPVG; from the coding sequence ATGACGTTTTCCGGCGAGCTGTGGGACCGCGGTGCCGCCTCCGTGTACGACGAGATAGTCCGGCACCCGTTCATCACCGGCCTGACCGACGGGACGCTCGATCACGACGCGTTCCGGTACTTCATCATCCAGGACAGCCACTACCTGCGTGCCTATTCGCGGGCGCTCAGCCTGGTCGCAGGGCGCGCTCCGGATGACGACGCCGTCAGCATGTTCGCGCTGCACGCCGCCAACGCGATCGCGGTCGAGCGGGAGCTGCACACGTCCCTGCTGGAGTCACTGGGGATCAGCGCAGCAGACGTCGACGCGGCCGGGTCGGGTCCGACCACAACGGCGTACATGTCCTATCTGACGGCTGTCTGCGCCACCGGCACGTACGCCGAGGCCGTGGCCGCTGTGCTGCCCTGCTACTGGATCTACCGCGACGTCGGGCGGGAGCTGCTCAAGCGGTCCTCACCGGACCCGCTGTACCGGAAGTGGATCGAGACGTACGGCTCGGAGGAGTTCGACGCGGTCGTCGAGCAGGTGCTCGCCGTCACGGACGGACTGGACGTGGGAGCCACGGAGCGGGAACGTTGTCATCAGCACTTCGCGATGACGTGCCGCTACGAATGGATGTTCTGGGACGCCGCTTATCACGAGCTCGATTGGCCGGTGGGATGA